In Rutidosis leptorrhynchoides isolate AG116_Rl617_1_P2 chromosome 2, CSIRO_AGI_Rlap_v1, whole genome shotgun sequence, one genomic interval encodes:
- the LOC139892993 gene encoding reticulon-like protein B5, with protein MADNNAGEHEESFLDSVKEKITETFHKDDSASSDSDNDAKKSSPVSDVKDKIYRLFGREKPVHKLLGGGKAADIFLWKDKKVTAGVVAFATLIWVLFELVEYHLLTLVCHTLILALAVLFLWSNAASFINKSPPKFPDVALPEDIVLGVANAFRLEINRALAVLKSIASGKDLKTFLGVVAGLWGLSILGSYCNFLTLFYTCFILLHTVPYLYDRYEDKVDAFGEKAEHEIKKQYAVFRVKVLSKVPVGALKAKFA; from the exons ATGGCCGATAACAACGCCGGTGAACATGAAGAATCGTTCCTTGATTCCGTGAAGGAAAAAATTACTGAAACGTTTCACAAAGATGATTCAGCATCATCAGATTCTGATAATGATGCGAAGAAAAGCTCTCCGGTGTCTGATGTTAAGGATAAAATTTACCGATTGTTCGGTAGAGAGAAGCCAGTTCACAAGCTCTTAGGAGGCGGTAAAG CTGCGGATATATTTCTGTGGAAGGACAAGAAAGTTACTGCTGGTGTCGTTGCTTTTGCTACCTTGATTTGGGTGCTTTTCGAATTGGTTGAGTATCACTTGCTTACACTAGTATGCCATACTCTTATATTAGCTCTTGCTGTCCTCTTCTTGTGGTCTAATGCTGCCAGCTTCATCAACAA GTCTCCACCCAAATTCCCAGATGTTGCTCTTCCAGAAGATATCGTTCTTGGTGTCGCAAATGCTTTCAGGCTTGAAATCAACAGAGCACTAGCTGTTTTAAAGAGCATTGCTTCAGGGAAAGACTTGAAGACATTTCTTGGT GTGGTTGCTGGGTTGTGGGGCCTATCAATTCTTGGAAGCTACTGTAACTTCTTGACTTTGTTTTACACAT GCTTCATTCTGTTGCACACGGTGCCATACCTTTACGATAGATATGAGGATAAAGTTGATGCCTTTGGTGAGAAAGCAGAGCACGAGATCAAGAAGCAATATGCAGTGTTCAGGGTCAAGGTTTTAAGCAAGGTTCCTGTAGGGGCTTTGAAGGCTAAGTTTGCGTAA